A stretch of Argiope bruennichi chromosome 10, qqArgBrue1.1, whole genome shotgun sequence DNA encodes these proteins:
- the LOC129989460 gene encoding uncharacterized protein LOC129989460 produces the protein MSGKERKVKESKNLRKNEEKLLKTHVTEDQQLSAQKYDLIMRLKNDLESCQENIEEIKTDREKLFSMAHKGAALPIIPIQDTVPYTSRVSEWIKSLEMDDIDDPISLEQQTPDLGIQCEVRKENQKGSYFAAVVQIEDGISPTQEQLPYEFGKNELHSNKQNSQLISSSEQLPAQVSNSTDKEKSSFAARSKANPLLLMRQIRDQATEESEKDGASFLERIMSSRKARGRGTTKKRAQRATSNVFAMFDQAQIQEFKEAFNMIDQNRDGFIDKDDLHDMLASLGKNPEDDFLEGMMKEAPGPINFTMFLTLFGERLQGTDPEDVIKNAFACFDEENSGRINEERLRELLTTMGDRFTDEDVDEMYREAPIDKNGMFDYLEFTRILKHGAKEKDDQ, from the exons AGTAAGAATCTTCgaaaaaatgaggaaaagcttTTGAAAACACATGTTACCGAAGATCAACAGCTTTCAGCAcagaa atatgatTTAATAATGAGATTGAAGAACGACTTGGAATCATGCCAAGAAAATATTGAAGAGATAAAAACTGATCGAGAAAAGCTGTTTTCAATG gctCATAAAGGTGCTGCATTACCAATAATACCAATTCAAGACACAGTCCCCTATACAAGTAGAGTAAGTGAATGGATTAAGTCTTTAGAAATG GATGACATTGACGACCCAATTTCACTAGAACAACAAACACCAGATCTTGGTATTCAATGTGAAGTACGTAAAGAAAATCAGAAGGGTTCTTATTTTGCAGCAGta GTGCAAATAGAAGATGGAATTTCACCAACACAAGAACAACTCCCTTATGAATTTGGAAAGAATGAATTACACTCTAAC AAACAAAATAGTCAACTAATTTCATCATCTGAACAATTGCCAGCTCAAGTTTCTAACAGCACAGACAAAGAGAAATCTAGTTTTGCAGCAAGA AGTAAAGCAAATCCACTTTTACTGATGCGACAAATAAGAGATCAAGCTACTGAAGAAAGCGAGAAGGATGGTGCCAGTTTTCTAGAAAGA ATCATGTCAAGTAGAAAGGCAAGAGGTCGTGGTACGACCAAAAAACGAGCTCAGAGGGCAACGTCAAATGTGTTTGCCATGTTTGATCAAGCTCAAATACAAGAGTTTAAAGAAGCATTTAATATGATAGATCAAAATAGAGATGGCTTTATAGATAAAGATGATCTTCATGACATGTTGGCATCATTAG GAAAAAATCCTGAAGATGATTTTCTTGAAGGAATGATGAAAGAGGCTCCTGGACCAATAAATTTCAcaatgtttttaacattatttggaGAGAGATTACAGGGTACAGATCCAGAAGATGTGATAAAAAATGCTTTTGCTTGCTTTGATGAAGAAAATTCTGGGAGAATCAATGAAGAACGTTTGAGAGAACTTCTGACTACAATGGGTGACAGATTTACTGATGAAGAt GTAGACGAGATGTATAGAGAAGCTCCCATTGATAAGAATGGAATGTTTGATTACCTTGAATTTACTAGAATTTTGAAGCATGGTGCCAAAGAGAAGGATGATCAGTAG